A single Vibrio sp. YMD68 DNA region contains:
- a CDS encoding HDOD domain-containing protein: protein MSQHALISRINELPRIESVLQELLDMVNRETIDFGELSRKMSMDQVLSARVLRMANSAHFGGVKGVSTINDAIVRVGAGAIRTLISSSILSSTFPKLETLNLKDYWANTFEVSIIASTIAKTVKLDANETFTTGVLHNIGELMIHSLVPEQAIEITARVEAGENIVKVQQEVLGTDSQQLGAELAKAWQFPSEMIDAIANVNQPGKAVESKKLACVLYLARDIHFKWDSMLGADEKQTYLTHHPVAKALSIDISMIDKVDAVRGQGSEMAYQMF from the coding sequence ATGAGTCAACACGCATTGATTTCTCGTATTAATGAACTTCCTCGTATTGAAAGTGTGCTGCAAGAATTGCTTGATATGGTCAACCGAGAAACCATTGATTTCGGAGAGTTATCCCGAAAGATGTCGATGGATCAAGTCCTCAGTGCTCGAGTGCTAAGGATGGCCAATTCAGCGCACTTTGGCGGTGTGAAAGGGGTATCGACCATTAATGATGCCATCGTCCGCGTGGGTGCTGGTGCCATTAGAACGCTTATCTCCTCTTCTATTCTCTCGTCCACTTTTCCTAAGTTAGAAACGTTGAATCTGAAAGATTATTGGGCAAACACCTTTGAAGTGTCGATTATTGCGAGCACGATTGCAAAAACTGTCAAATTGGATGCCAATGAAACCTTTACCACCGGGGTTCTACACAATATTGGTGAGTTGATGATCCACTCTCTTGTGCCTGAACAAGCCATCGAAATTACCGCTAGGGTTGAGGCGGGGGAAAATATCGTTAAAGTGCAGCAAGAAGTACTGGGTACCGATTCCCAGCAATTAGGCGCTGAGCTTGCAAAAGCGTGGCAGTTTCCATCAGAAATGATTGATGCCATCGCCAATGTAAATCAACCAGGAAAAGCCGTGGAGTCGAAGAAACTTGCGTGTGTCCTTTATCTTGCTCGCGATATTCACTTCAAGTGGGATTCCATGCTAGGGGCGGATGAAAAACAAACGTATCTTACTCACCATCCTGTGGCGAAAGCCTTATCAATCGATATCAGTATGATTGATAAGGTCGATGCCGTGCGTGGCCAAGGCAGTGAAATGGCGTATCAGATGTTTTAG
- a CDS encoding PAS domain-containing protein, protein MFRIALPSLHLKQWQALIEQLSHAFQSKHQIYQYSAKHEWRALLDDNGTPSVVLKTQAENANFHLKRLDEMHRSVHYPDTESLIDVSGQQPYWISPIWYPNGSLFGFIVSALTSSTTEAESTNKTESFNKAESTNKTNSATPSDAFTSWLSMVSGKISFDLASLQYQHGKQLPSLQEFIDGLDDHVWIKNNRGEYVVCNSAVERAWGYASETIIGSKDHALFDEEIANKFVRADQHVVDNDSQYIVEECSSTDENNENIWLETIKSPVKDRQGEITWGSGYDS, encoded by the coding sequence ATGTTTCGCATTGCCTTACCCTCATTACATTTAAAGCAGTGGCAAGCTCTTATCGAGCAACTCAGTCATGCATTTCAAAGTAAACACCAGATATATCAATACTCGGCAAAGCATGAATGGCGAGCGCTTTTGGATGATAATGGCACACCAAGCGTCGTACTTAAGACTCAGGCTGAGAACGCCAATTTTCATCTTAAACGACTGGATGAAATGCACCGTAGTGTCCATTACCCTGATACAGAAAGTCTAATCGACGTCAGTGGTCAACAACCCTACTGGATCTCCCCGATCTGGTATCCAAACGGCTCTTTATTTGGCTTTATCGTCTCCGCTTTAACCAGCAGTACAACCGAAGCCGAAAGCACTAATAAAACCGAAAGTTTTAATAAAGCCGAGAGTACTAATAAAACCAATAGCGCCACTCCATCAGACGCCTTCACCTCTTGGCTCTCAATGGTATCGGGTAAAATCAGTTTTGATTTAGCTAGCTTGCAATATCAACATGGAAAGCAACTACCATCGTTACAAGAGTTTATTGACGGTTTAGATGATCATGTCTGGATAAAGAACAACCGCGGTGAGTATGTGGTTTGTAATAGCGCAGTTGAACGCGCCTGGGGTTACGCTTCAGAAACAATTATTGGCTCAAAAGATCACGCTTTGTTTGATGAGGAAATAGCCAATAAGTTTGTCCGCGCTGATCAGCATGTTGTCGACAATGACAGTCAATACATTGTCGAAGAGTGCTCGAGCACCGATGAAAATAACGAGAATATTTGGTTAGAAACCATAAAGTCACCGGTTAAAGATCGTCAAGGGGAAATTACTTGGGGTTCTGGGTATGACTCGTAA
- a CDS encoding bifunctional diguanylate cyclase/phosphodiesterase → MTRNVTRRKTVENQLKVTAKIFNNSYEGMMVTDHLGNLIEVNKAFSDITGYHPDEVRGRNPRLLKSGLQDAAFYKQMWQSLENTGQWKGELSNMRKDGTIYPQKSTITAVLDKNNQALNYLCVFEDITTRKAHEQKLRKMAFYDPLTDLPNRTHLIQLLAEHIKTDQPFATLFLDIDHFKHINDSLGHHTGDQVLIELADRLKSSTLRSNHIARIGGDEFVIVIDDLDDPGYLISMISSALGLFSAPFYPNDSQPLHLSTSIGVSLYPQDGADTDTLLKNADTAMYLAKKNGRNGYAFYSPELTDQSKSHVRFHSALHQAIKNEEFHLVYQPQFDLTTGRISGLEALLRWHNPALGIISPDQFIPIAEKTGLINELGTWVLETACKQGKQWLDNGYQFSKIAVNVSANQLQQPHFSSTLQAILESTQFPAHHLEVEITEGFLMRDLALATHDLNQLKALGVEVSLDDFGTGYSSLSYLKGLPIDKIKVDRSFINDIPHDEDSVAIVSAIIAMAKSLSLKVIAEGIENQQQQDQLLALGCTIGQGFHLRKPLNPNEPDSQRDLVELFTCPVDGLMD, encoded by the coding sequence ATGACTCGTAATGTGACTCGACGTAAGACCGTAGAGAATCAACTGAAAGTCACCGCGAAAATATTTAATAACTCCTATGAAGGTATGATGGTCACCGATCACCTCGGTAACCTCATTGAAGTCAACAAAGCATTTTCAGACATTACTGGCTACCACCCCGATGAAGTTCGAGGAAGAAATCCAAGATTATTGAAATCGGGATTACAGGATGCGGCTTTCTATAAACAAATGTGGCAAAGCTTAGAAAACACAGGGCAATGGAAAGGTGAGCTCTCGAACATGCGTAAAGACGGAACGATATACCCTCAAAAGTCGACCATCACCGCTGTTCTGGACAAAAATAATCAAGCGCTCAATTACTTATGTGTCTTTGAGGACATTACGACCCGAAAAGCACATGAACAAAAGCTTCGTAAAATGGCGTTTTATGATCCGCTCACCGATTTACCTAATAGAACCCACCTTATCCAACTGTTAGCAGAGCACATCAAAACCGATCAACCTTTCGCAACACTGTTTCTCGACATCGATCATTTTAAGCACATCAATGACAGCCTAGGCCACCACACGGGCGATCAAGTTCTCATTGAACTGGCAGATCGGCTCAAATCGTCAACCTTACGGTCCAATCATATCGCAAGAATTGGCGGGGATGAGTTTGTGATCGTGATTGATGACCTTGATGATCCTGGTTATTTAATTAGCATGATCAGCAGTGCTCTGGGGCTATTTAGTGCGCCTTTTTATCCTAACGACAGCCAACCGTTGCACCTATCCACCAGCATTGGGGTCTCTTTATACCCTCAAGATGGTGCGGATACAGATACATTGCTAAAAAATGCCGATACCGCGATGTACCTTGCTAAGAAAAATGGTCGAAATGGCTACGCTTTTTATTCGCCTGAGTTAACCGATCAATCCAAATCTCATGTTCGCTTTCACTCTGCACTGCATCAAGCCATTAAGAATGAAGAGTTTCATTTGGTTTATCAGCCTCAGTTTGATTTAACCACAGGCCGCATCAGTGGCCTAGAAGCACTCTTGCGTTGGCACAATCCCGCCTTAGGTATTATTTCCCCTGACCAATTTATTCCTATTGCGGAAAAAACAGGGCTGATTAATGAGCTTGGAACATGGGTACTAGAAACCGCGTGTAAGCAAGGTAAGCAATGGCTAGATAACGGCTACCAATTTTCAAAGATTGCGGTAAATGTGTCCGCAAATCAGCTACAACAGCCTCACTTTTCAAGCACCCTTCAGGCTATTTTGGAAAGCACTCAATTTCCAGCTCATCACCTTGAAGTAGAAATCACTGAAGGGTTCCTAATGCGTGATCTTGCCCTCGCGACTCACGACTTAAATCAACTGAAAGCATTGGGCGTTGAGGTTTCTCTCGATGACTTTGGTACCGGGTACTCATCGCTCTCTTACCTGAAGGGATTACCAATCGACAAAATTAAGGTCGACCGATCATTTATTAATGACATACCGCACGATGAAGACAGTGTTGCCATTGTTAGCGCCATCATTGCCATGGCGAAGAGCTTATCTCTCAAGGTGATTGCAGAAGGCATTGAAAATCAGCAGCAGCAAGATCAGCTTTTGGCCCTCGGTTGCACCATAGGCCAAGGTTTCCATCTTAGAAAACCACTCAATCCTAATGAGCCTGATAGCCAAAGGGATCTTGTTGAGCTGTTTACCTGCCCTGTTGATGGGCTGATGGATTGA
- a CDS encoding NAD(P)/FAD-dependent oxidoreductase: MSNQFDVVIIGAGAAGLMCAAEAGKRGRTVLLVDHAKKPGRKILISGGGRCNFTNYDVSANNFLCKNPHFVKSALSQYTNWDFISLVSKHGIEFEEREHGQLFCVDSAKQIVRMLLDECQLNSITQRYQANITRVEQNETGFTLDIDSDVIECQSLVVATGGLSMPKLGATPYGYKIAEQFGLPVMPTTAGLVPFTLHNKDKDDLAGLSGIALPTEVTTQDGTLFKEALLFTHRGLSGPSILQVSSFWKAGQSVSINLVPNDDVGLLLTESREKHPNQSLKNTLAKVLPKRLVEVLIERKEFIDKPLKQFTPKEQEAIVSLLENWKVAPNGTEGYRTAEVTLGGVDTDYISSKTMECKSVSGLYFIGEVMDVSGWLGGYNFQWAWSSGFVAGQWV, encoded by the coding sequence ATGAGTAACCAATTTGATGTCGTTATTATTGGCGCGGGCGCAGCGGGATTAATGTGTGCTGCTGAAGCGGGCAAGAGAGGACGAACGGTTCTATTGGTTGATCATGCAAAAAAGCCAGGTCGAAAAATTCTGATTTCGGGTGGTGGTCGCTGTAACTTTACCAACTATGATGTTTCCGCTAATAACTTCTTGTGTAAAAATCCACACTTCGTTAAGTCGGCGCTTTCCCAATATACCAACTGGGATTTCATTTCCTTGGTCAGCAAACATGGGATTGAGTTTGAAGAGCGTGAGCACGGGCAGCTGTTTTGTGTCGATTCCGCGAAACAAATTGTTCGCATGTTACTCGATGAGTGCCAACTCAATAGCATCACTCAGCGTTACCAAGCCAATATCACTCGTGTTGAACAAAATGAAACGGGCTTCACTCTTGATATCGACAGTGATGTGATTGAATGTCAGTCATTAGTGGTGGCAACTGGTGGGCTCTCAATGCCCAAATTAGGCGCAACCCCATACGGTTACAAGATTGCTGAACAGTTCGGTTTGCCTGTGATGCCGACTACTGCAGGCCTTGTTCCATTTACCCTACACAATAAAGACAAAGACGATTTGGCCGGCCTATCAGGTATTGCGCTTCCTACTGAGGTGACCACGCAAGACGGCACACTCTTTAAAGAGGCGTTGCTGTTTACTCATCGTGGGTTGTCTGGCCCATCGATATTGCAAGTGTCATCATTTTGGAAAGCAGGACAAAGCGTGTCGATTAACTTAGTCCCTAATGATGATGTTGGGCTGTTACTCACGGAATCCAGGGAGAAACACCCTAATCAAAGTTTGAAGAACACCTTGGCAAAAGTCCTTCCTAAACGGTTAGTTGAAGTGCTTATTGAGCGTAAAGAATTCATTGATAAGCCTTTAAAGCAGTTTACCCCTAAAGAACAGGAAGCGATTGTTTCCTTGCTTGAAAATTGGAAAGTTGCACCCAATGGCACTGAAGGCTATAGAACGGCTGAAGTGACTTTGGGTGGTGTCGATACCGATTACATATCATCGAAAACGATGGAGTGTAAGAGCGTTTCTGGGCTCTACTTTATTGGCGAAGTGATGGATGTTTCTGGTTGGCTCGGTGGCTATAATTTCCAATGGGCTTGGTCAAGTGGCTTTGTCGCAGGGCAATGGGTTTAG
- the uspB gene encoding universal stress protein UspB yields the protein MISGDTILLALLLVTGLNMVRYLTALRSLIYIMREAHPLLYQQVDGGGFFTTHGNMTKQVRLYSYLKTKEYHHHHDPVFTGKCDRVRELFILSCGLLSVTLLIAFMV from the coding sequence ATGATCAGTGGAGACACTATTTTATTAGCATTGCTATTAGTGACCGGGCTCAATATGGTTCGATACTTAACGGCGCTGCGTTCATTAATCTATATTATGCGAGAAGCTCATCCCTTGCTTTATCAGCAAGTCGATGGTGGCGGTTTTTTTACCACCCATGGCAATATGACCAAGCAAGTTCGCCTTTATAGCTACTTAAAAACCAAAGAGTATCATCATCATCATGACCCAGTGTTTACTGGCAAGTGTGACCGAGTAAGAGAACTCTTTATTCTTTCTTGTGGTTTATTGAGTGTGACGCTGCTGATCGCTTTTATGGTTTGA
- the ftnA gene encoding non-heme ferritin has translation MLPKAMVEQLNEQINLEFFSSNLYLQMSAWCEDKGFEGAAEFLRGHAVEEMQHMQRLFTYVSETGAMPILGVIEAPQHEFESLGAVFRLTYEHEQMITEKINKLAHVAFTNQDYSTFNFLQWYVAEQHEEEKLFKGILDKLELVGEDGKALFFIDKDLALLAKEGSSSIMDAAAE, from the coding sequence ATGTTACCAAAAGCCATGGTCGAGCAATTGAATGAGCAAATAAACCTAGAATTTTTCTCATCCAACCTATACTTACAAATGAGTGCTTGGTGTGAAGACAAAGGATTTGAAGGTGCGGCTGAGTTTTTACGAGGTCATGCCGTTGAAGAAATGCAGCATATGCAGCGTCTTTTTACCTACGTAAGTGAGACGGGTGCAATGCCGATACTTGGTGTCATTGAAGCGCCACAACATGAATTTGAAAGTTTAGGAGCAGTGTTTCGTTTGACTTATGAACATGAGCAAATGATCACTGAAAAAATTAACAAACTTGCTCATGTGGCTTTCACTAATCAAGACTACTCAACGTTTAACTTCTTGCAGTGGTACGTTGCTGAACAGCACGAGGAAGAGAAGTTGTTTAAAGGGATATTAGATAAGCTAGAGTTAGTGGGTGAAGATGGTAAAGCACTGTTCTTTATTGACAAAGATCTAGCGTTACTAGCTAAAGAAGGTTCATCTTCTATTATGGATGCTGCTGCTGAGTAA
- the uspA gene encoding universal stress protein UspA produces the protein MSYQHILVAVDLSEDSKLLVDKAAALAKPLNAKLSFIHIDVNYAELYTGLIDINLAETQYQALETSKAKLKELADHAHYPINSTLVGSGDLSNELCDTINEHHFDLVVCGHHQDFWSKLLSSTRQLINCSPVDMLVVPLTD, from the coding sequence ATGAGCTATCAACATATCTTAGTCGCAGTCGACCTTTCTGAAGACAGTAAACTACTGGTTGATAAGGCCGCAGCGCTCGCCAAACCTCTGAACGCTAAGCTTTCTTTTATTCATATCGATGTCAACTATGCTGAGTTATATACAGGGCTTATCGACATCAACCTGGCTGAAACTCAATACCAAGCCTTAGAAACTTCCAAGGCAAAACTCAAAGAGTTAGCCGATCACGCTCATTACCCGATCAATAGCACACTCGTTGGCAGCGGAGATCTCAGCAATGAGTTATGCGATACCATCAACGAACACCACTTTGATTTAGTCGTGTGCGGGCACCACCAAGATTTTTGGAGCAAGTTACTCTCATCGACTCGCCAACTTATCAATTGCTCTCCCGTCGATATGCTGGTTGTACCCTTGACTGATTAA
- a CDS encoding carboxylate/amino acid/amine transporter, which yields MFYLSAVTLLWAFSFSLIGVYLAGQVDSWFSVWIRVALASLVFIPFTQFRGVANTLKLKLMCIGGIQLGLMYCFYYQSFLLLSVPEVLLFTVFTPIYVTLIYDLLKQRFSPWYLVTAAIAVSGAAFIKFSGVNDHFLLGFFVVQGANLCFAIGQVSYKYVMEQETTELPHHSIFGYFYFGALCVATIAFALMGNIDKLPTTSLQWGVLIYLGVIASGAGYFLWNKGACLVNAGALAVMNNLLVPAGLIVNIVIWNRDVDLVSLSIGGLIILLSLWVNETWVKKRVEQQA from the coding sequence ATGTTTTATCTTTCTGCCGTTACCCTACTTTGGGCATTTTCGTTTAGTTTGATCGGTGTTTATCTAGCCGGTCAGGTTGATTCTTGGTTCTCGGTCTGGATACGCGTTGCTTTAGCAAGCCTTGTGTTCATTCCTTTTACCCAGTTCCGTGGTGTTGCTAATACATTGAAATTGAAACTGATGTGTATTGGTGGCATACAACTTGGCCTCATGTACTGCTTCTATTACCAATCGTTCTTGTTGCTTTCTGTTCCTGAAGTCCTGTTGTTCACCGTTTTCACACCCATCTATGTGACTCTGATTTATGACCTGCTTAAACAACGTTTTTCGCCCTGGTACTTAGTCACCGCTGCAATAGCGGTATCTGGGGCAGCTTTCATTAAATTTTCCGGCGTAAATGACCACTTCTTACTTGGATTCTTTGTGGTGCAAGGGGCTAACCTTTGCTTTGCCATAGGACAGGTCAGCTATAAGTATGTGATGGAACAAGAAACCACAGAACTTCCTCACCATTCTATTTTTGGCTACTTTTATTTTGGTGCCCTGTGTGTTGCGACCATCGCATTTGCTCTGATGGGCAATATCGATAAATTACCGACCACGTCATTGCAGTGGGGTGTGTTGATTTATCTGGGTGTGATCGCTTCTGGTGCGGGCTACTTTCTATGGAATAAAGGGGCGTGCCTTGTGAATGCCGGCGCTCTCGCCGTGATGAATAACCTCCTTGTTCCAGCTGGGCTTATAGTAAACATTGTCATTTGGAATCGAGATGTAGACCTTGTGAGTTTATCTATTGGTGGCCTAATTATTCTTCTCTCACTGTGGGTCAATGAAACATGGGTAAAAAAGCGGGTTGAACAACAGGCTTAG
- a CDS encoding class I SAM-dependent methyltransferase — MQLQLICEDASQQDNLDGLAKRWGLKHYSSSMFALVLTDEHLELRKLDEPKLGAIFVDLVGGAVGHRRKFGGGKGQAIAKAAGLNKGATPTVLDATAGLGRDAFVLASLGCQVQMVERHPVVAALLDDGLSRAKQDREIGHWVTERMSLIHASSHDALTSLIEDKSFVQPDIVYLDPMYPHPENKKKSALVKKEMRVFQSLVGADNDADDLLTPALALATKRVVVKRPDYAPWLGDRKPAMAIETKKNRFDVYVKASMS; from the coding sequence TTGCAGTTACAACTGATTTGCGAAGACGCATCACAACAAGATAATTTAGATGGCTTAGCCAAGCGCTGGGGGCTGAAACACTATAGCTCGAGTATGTTTGCTTTGGTGCTAACCGATGAGCATTTAGAATTACGTAAATTAGACGAACCCAAACTGGGGGCTATTTTTGTCGATCTCGTTGGTGGTGCAGTTGGTCATCGTCGTAAGTTTGGTGGTGGAAAAGGACAAGCAATAGCCAAAGCAGCAGGGCTTAATAAAGGAGCGACACCTACGGTTCTTGATGCAACGGCGGGGTTAGGGCGCGATGCCTTTGTGTTAGCGTCTTTAGGCTGCCAGGTTCAAATGGTCGAACGTCACCCGGTTGTTGCCGCACTGCTTGATGACGGGCTCTCGAGAGCAAAACAAGACAGAGAAATTGGACATTGGGTAACGGAAAGAATGTCACTCATACACGCCTCTAGCCATGATGCTTTAACATCACTAATTGAAGACAAAAGCTTTGTTCAACCGGATATTGTTTATCTTGATCCTATGTATCCACATCCAGAGAACAAGAAAAAATCGGCACTTGTCAAAAAAGAGATGCGTGTTTTTCAGTCGCTAGTTGGGGCTGATAATGATGCCGATGATTTATTAACTCCCGCTTTGGCCCTTGCCACTAAGCGTGTGGTGGTCAAACGCCCTGACTATGCTCCATGGCTTGGCGATAGAAAACCCGCCATGGCGATAGAAACTAAGAAGAACCGCTTTGATGTTTATGTAAAGGCATCGATGAGTTAA
- the asnC gene encoding transcriptional regulator AsnC has translation MQQAKLDDLDRAILKTLMEDARKPYAEMAKSFDVSPATIHVRIEKMKSADIIQGTEVIVNTKKLGYDVCCFIGINLNAARDYHSAIAKLNALEEVVEAYYTTGAYNIFVKLMCKSIEELQYVLIDKLQAIDEVQSTETLISLQNPINRNVNP, from the coding sequence ATGCAACAAGCCAAGCTCGATGATCTAGACCGGGCCATACTTAAAACTTTGATGGAAGACGCTCGTAAACCTTACGCAGAAATGGCGAAAAGCTTCGATGTCAGCCCTGCTACGATTCACGTTAGAATTGAAAAGATGAAGTCTGCCGATATCATTCAAGGAACAGAAGTAATCGTGAACACCAAGAAACTCGGCTATGACGTTTGCTGCTTTATTGGAATAAACTTGAATGCGGCAAGAGATTACCATTCTGCGATTGCTAAGCTCAATGCGCTTGAAGAGGTTGTCGAAGCTTATTACACGACTGGCGCTTACAATATTTTTGTCAAACTTATGTGTAAATCCATTGAAGAGCTACAGTATGTTCTGATCGATAAGCTACAAGCCATTGATGAAGTTCAGTCGACAGAGACACTGATTTCTCTACAAAACCCCATTAATCGCAATGTGAATCCGTAA
- a CDS encoding multidrug effflux MFS transporter produces MVLLTMLVLFSPLGIDIYLPAFPLMAETFHVEPTRIQDTITWFLFAMGVGQLFAGPLADKHGRRTVALVGVSIYGLSACLAWAAQTIEWMLLARLLQGLGACATAVAAFATVRDLFGAEKSGRMISYLNGAICFIPALAPIFGSWLTQQFGWRSNFSFMAIFALVVGVALFLYQKETNPRKATEAVFKPSRYAQVLKNPMFVFHASLCMLAMAVILAYVTSAPGVLMERYGLSMDEFTFWFGVNAVVNIIACMTAPKCMEKLGTRMTIVIGVVMLNTAGVMMLAMQSQQTPFAFMLPIFVSSAGFAWVLGAAAGKALAPFGDKAGTAAALLGLFQMSGAGLVVGIMQRLSLEPEMLITLLLWLTAPSLIVLCTKVGHKWHEVRLSAEQS; encoded by the coding sequence ATGGTACTACTTACAATGCTAGTGCTGTTTAGCCCATTGGGGATCGATATCTATCTTCCAGCATTTCCTCTTATGGCGGAAACGTTTCACGTGGAACCGACTCGAATTCAGGACACAATCACATGGTTTTTGTTTGCTATGGGAGTGGGGCAACTCTTTGCTGGCCCCTTAGCAGATAAACACGGGCGTCGAACAGTTGCATTAGTCGGTGTCAGTATCTACGGTTTGAGTGCTTGCTTGGCGTGGGCCGCACAAACCATTGAGTGGATGCTACTAGCAAGGCTACTACAAGGCTTGGGCGCATGTGCGACCGCAGTAGCTGCTTTTGCAACTGTTCGCGATCTGTTTGGGGCAGAAAAAAGTGGGAGAATGATCAGCTACCTAAACGGTGCGATCTGTTTTATTCCTGCTCTTGCCCCAATTTTTGGTAGCTGGCTAACACAGCAGTTTGGTTGGCGATCCAATTTCTCTTTCATGGCTATCTTTGCGTTAGTGGTTGGAGTAGCTCTCTTTTTATATCAAAAAGAGACAAACCCAAGAAAAGCCACAGAAGCGGTATTCAAACCGAGCCGATATGCTCAAGTGCTGAAAAACCCAATGTTCGTTTTTCATGCCTCACTTTGTATGCTCGCGATGGCAGTGATACTTGCTTATGTCACTTCTGCTCCTGGTGTGCTGATGGAAAGGTATGGCTTATCGATGGATGAGTTTACTTTTTGGTTTGGAGTGAATGCTGTCGTTAACATTATTGCGTGCATGACAGCGCCGAAGTGTATGGAAAAACTAGGCACGAGAATGACGATCGTCATTGGTGTTGTGATGCTCAACACTGCCGGTGTCATGATGCTAGCAATGCAAAGTCAGCAAACGCCATTTGCTTTCATGTTACCTATCTTTGTTTCATCCGCCGGCTTCGCGTGGGTACTAGGCGCAGCAGCGGGTAAAGCGTTAGCGCCGTTTGGTGATAAAGCCGGAACAGCTGCGGCTTTATTAGGACTATTTCAAATGAGCGGAGCTGGCCTCGTAGTCGGTATTATGCAGAGGTTATCACTTGAACCAGAAATGCTAATCACCTTACTTCTTTGGCTTACTGCACCAAGTTTAATCGTGCTATGTACCAAGGTAGGACATAAATGGCATGAGGTACGGTTGTCAGCTGAACAGAGTTAA
- a CDS encoding LysR substrate-binding domain-containing protein — protein MSIEALARIDLNLLVCLNILIEERSVTRAAQRLCLSQSAVSKSLAKLREQFEDPLFVRTSHGLRPTAKSQHLKPRLENLIHQLESITQPLDFCPNTSEYRFHIAAVESVYPLILPHFMPIVFQQGPNLNISTHSWDDQTFKRLQLGELDIGITGKDIDINDAKLTMLPPSDIAELEIYQDVQMCVVRKDHPVLTTPWGLDSYLDMRHVQVRCDGNDRWLLDYRLADLGRERDIAITVPDFNSAASLCTYTDFIFTAPSHFTSLIAKQLDLVELPLPLEFPAMAYTLFWHKDRENDPALMWLTNIIKEKTRLLR, from the coding sequence TTGTCGATTGAAGCCTTAGCCCGTATAGATCTAAACCTATTGGTTTGCCTAAATATCTTAATTGAAGAGCGCAGCGTCACTCGGGCAGCACAAAGATTGTGTCTCAGTCAGTCTGCGGTCAGTAAATCACTCGCCAAGCTTCGTGAGCAATTCGAGGACCCTTTGTTTGTTCGAACCTCACACGGATTAAGACCGACAGCAAAAAGCCAACACTTAAAGCCACGCTTGGAAAACCTCATCCATCAACTCGAAAGCATCACACAACCTCTCGATTTCTGTCCGAACACCAGTGAATATCGATTTCATATAGCTGCAGTGGAAAGTGTCTATCCGTTAATTTTACCTCACTTCATGCCTATTGTTTTTCAACAAGGGCCGAATCTCAATATCTCGACACACTCTTGGGACGATCAGACATTTAAACGACTTCAATTGGGGGAGTTGGATATTGGCATTACCGGTAAAGATATCGACATTAATGATGCGAAGCTGACGATGCTACCGCCTAGCGACATTGCCGAGCTAGAAATCTATCAAGACGTTCAAATGTGTGTGGTACGTAAAGATCACCCCGTATTGACTACCCCATGGGGTTTGGATAGCTATCTAGACATGCGTCACGTTCAGGTTCGCTGCGATGGCAATGATCGATGGCTGCTTGATTATCGCCTTGCTGATCTTGGACGAGAGCGAGATATCGCCATCACCGTTCCTGACTTTAATAGTGCTGCGAGTTTATGTACTTATACTGATTTTATCTTTACAGCACCCAGCCACTTTACTTCTCTCATTGCAAAACAACTTGATCTCGTTGAACTGCCTCTGCCTCTTGAGTTTCCCGCAATGGCCTATACTCTTTTTTGGCATAAAGACAGAGAAAATGACCCCGCATTAATGTGGTTAACGAATATCATCAAAGAAAAAACTCGTTTACTTAGATAA